In uncultured Cohaesibacter sp., a genomic segment contains:
- a CDS encoding ABC transporter permease — translation MSFIKNLNQESIVLVITIAIFALASLFLPGFFAADNIVSIVRSVSVLGILALGMAMIIIGRGIDLSMVAIMAMSVACYLQMLNGGMGEGAALALTLGGVIVMGLINGFLVAYADVPAIFVTLASSSFVFGFVRSQLINTDAVPVPTGHWVEILGGLRLFSIPVEVFLFAGLAFATFLFLRYSKWGRYVYYAGDNPEAARNSGMPVRPMMVLRYVLSALIAFIAGILTAASLHSINTRIVNSNLLYDIVLITVIGGIGLSGGKGGVRNVLFGAALIGIMLNAMTIIDIPLLYQNLIKAGILLGAIIVDGILNPRDEQTAQQGDI, via the coding sequence ATGAGCTTCATCAAAAATCTCAATCAGGAGAGCATCGTGCTGGTGATTACCATCGCGATCTTTGCGTTGGCGTCGCTGTTTTTGCCCGGCTTCTTCGCTGCTGATAATATCGTTTCCATCGTGCGTTCCGTTTCGGTGCTCGGCATTCTGGCGCTCGGAATGGCCATGATCATCATCGGTCGCGGCATTGATCTCTCCATGGTGGCCATCATGGCCATGTCCGTCGCCTGCTATCTCCAGATGCTTAATGGCGGCATGGGCGAGGGTGCCGCGCTTGCCCTGACGCTGGGTGGGGTCATTGTCATGGGCCTGATCAACGGTTTCCTTGTTGCCTATGCCGATGTGCCTGCCATCTTTGTCACGCTGGCCAGTTCCTCCTTCGTTTTCGGCTTCGTGCGCTCGCAGTTGATCAATACCGACGCGGTGCCCGTGCCGACCGGCCATTGGGTCGAGATACTCGGAGGTCTGCGCCTTTTCTCCATTCCGGTCGAGGTCTTCCTCTTTGCCGGTCTGGCTTTTGCGACCTTCCTCTTTTTGCGCTACAGCAAATGGGGGCGCTATGTCTATTATGCTGGCGACAATCCCGAGGCGGCCCGCAATTCGGGTATGCCCGTGCGCCCGATGATGGTGCTGCGCTATGTGCTTTCGGCACTGATTGCCTTCATCGCCGGTATTCTGACCGCCGCCAGCCTTCATTCCATCAATACCCGTATCGTCAACTCCAACCTGCTTTATGACATTGTGCTGATCACGGTGATCGGCGGGATCGGGCTTTCCGGAGGCAAGGGCGGGGTGCGTAACGTGCTGTTTGGTGCCGCGCTCATCGGTATCATGCTCAACGCCATGACGATCATCGACATTCCTCTGCTTTATCAGAATCTGATCAAGGCAGGCATCCTGCTTGGCGCCATCATCGTGGACGGCATTCTCAATCCGCGCGATGAGCAGACCGCACAGCAGGGGGATATCTGA
- a CDS encoding LysR family transcriptional regulator, producing the protein MDIRNYTSFVAVAELMNFTKAAERLNITQSALSRQVKALEDYLGVKLFEKTGRNIRFTPQGEALLAKINNVLVADRELRTFAGDLTEGESGLLKIGACSQLIERYMPSFLKKWTEDNPDIEIRLEDGGGPELAAKLADGAFHLTISAEPSAPIEILESRPLGHLGFLAVGTAEFLGHKEDPIEIEQLLSLPILTLNKKHVSREVFDAACRVSGTVPRVVLESNSPHTLLAMSIGGNGVAVVPSSTQPQEASLRSRPIALKGELIRFGICAMWNIRQPLPAYGQRFIDSLENHICAEQQQEEFLTHPAQYGRLQVI; encoded by the coding sequence ATGGATATTCGCAATTACACCAGCTTCGTCGCTGTTGCCGAATTGATGAATTTTACAAAGGCTGCCGAGCGGCTGAATATCACCCAGTCGGCCTTGTCCCGTCAGGTCAAGGCGCTGGAGGATTATCTCGGCGTCAAACTGTTCGAGAAGACCGGGCGCAATATCCGCTTCACGCCGCAGGGCGAGGCGCTGTTGGCCAAGATCAACAATGTTCTGGTCGCCGACAGGGAATTGCGCACCTTTGCGGGAGATCTGACCGAGGGCGAGTCCGGCCTTCTCAAAATCGGTGCCTGTTCGCAATTGATCGAGCGCTACATGCCTTCCTTCCTGAAAAAATGGACCGAGGACAATCCCGATATCGAGATCAGGCTGGAAGATGGCGGCGGGCCGGAACTGGCGGCCAAGCTGGCCGATGGTGCCTTTCACCTGACAATCAGCGCCGAACCTTCCGCGCCCATCGAGATTCTGGAAAGTCGTCCACTGGGCCATCTTGGCTTTCTGGCTGTCGGTACGGCCGAGTTCCTGGGGCACAAGGAAGATCCGATCGAAATCGAGCAACTGCTCAGCCTGCCCATTCTGACCCTCAACAAGAAGCATGTCTCGCGTGAAGTTTTCGATGCCGCCTGCCGGGTCAGCGGCACAGTGCCGCGCGTGGTTCTGGAAAGCAATTCCCCCCACACATTGCTCGCCATGTCCATCGGCGGCAATGGCGTCGCGGTGGTGCCATCCTCCACGCAGCCGCAGGAAGCATCCCTGCGGTCTCGTCCCATTGCGCTCAAGGGAGAGCTGATCAGATTCGGCATTTGCGCCATGTGGAACATACGTCAGCCGTTGCCTGCCTATGGGCAGCGATTTATTGATTCACTTGAGAATCACATTTGCGCCGAGCAACAACAGGAAGAATTTTTGACCCACCCCGCACAATATGGTCGCCTTCAGGTCATATAA
- a CDS encoding translocation/assembly module TamB domain-containing protein, translated as MTSARTLLFRGLYILLFSILALLLIGYMMLASSFGLSMTASLTSRLASNDAQRVEISGVESLLGHVEIGQIALSDKDGQWLVARKLSGHYALADLFSLALTIDDLTLAELDVIRQPAAETSSTDASSGDGSLIPNLPAVSARIGSVAIDRISLGEAVLGKAADLTLSGNMALDGLPFRTEGTLDIHYLDAPQNGLSTRWDLAPDANRRLLDLDFSEPRGGLAARLIAIADLPAIDVSLKGDGPGDNWASTLAVKLDGKTTISGQVIVAIADGTSRVNAKLLGKLSPFLPKSILPLVAGTSNVDLQIEQSPDDVISLKQLTFSSGLARLSASGYLNNRDKSLDMAMQFDLGSEGTEIEMQQDNAVSLMIGHTGLTGRLQGTLAKAALAVDGSVSSLSQDALSLEGLTLLVSAPELDLENRQGAINAEIALASLSTGSGQLDALVKGNKTLRIESVLDGDSLRLDNANLVAGLASLQAQGRYGADALAIEGSLSVADLKPIDEGLEGSLSGTFSVEGTPANPRLALNMGGQSLSVYDKAVENLKIDLTSTAAPDAQLALSASYDGSPLESAIELVTNGDGSRSINHLSVTAPGTEISGSVSISPEGLATGDLAASISDLAALGPLLLQPDLKGSLKADIALAVSEGKQSVTVDATSPELAVKDIALSALQLDAQISDATGMMSMNSALAVDRIVVQGETIRTLKAEMSGGNGTLPFAATASISRAPFSLKGKLLQQNGQTAIALDQFQGSWKSVALALADPVNIDLTNGAALQSALKLKLDSGLVTVSGSAGEQLALDVALSALPLAIAEKISPTGETPTGQLDLTAKISGSSTSPVAHWQGKISDLSVRSTRDAGLPRMAIDSSGQFENDTIRMKNHLTGGGADLDVNGSVALKQQSMNISAGGSVPFSLAARSLANAGLQLDGSANVQASITGRFASPDINGTITTKGARFSEFSSGIVLRDLGGTIRLEGQQALIDNVTGRLGQKGTLAVNGKVGIDPNAGLPADISVSIQNGSFKYEEMLTSLFNASMNLKGELTGTSTISGDVDLKTTEIMIPEKLPSSLSPVDVTHKNAQGRVAEQAKKFAPAEVSQSSDAGPAMLLDLNIRAPRSIYVRGRGMDAELGGTIRIGGTTAAPRPLGTITMQRGRLEILTKRLDFDSGDVTFTGTLDPALDFSATTTNSGTTYTVAVTGYASAPEISLTSSPTLPEDEILAHLFFDKELSELSAIQLAQLANAVATLSGVNSGPGVLDRLRSMAGIDNIDIKSDADTNETTVGVGRYINDRTYINVEKSTASDAGKVSIDLDITDQIKAHGEASSDGETKAGIFFERDY; from the coding sequence ATGACGTCAGCTCGCACCCTGCTTTTCCGGGGTCTTTATATCCTGCTCTTTTCGATTTTGGCGTTGCTGCTGATTGGCTACATGATGCTGGCCAGCAGCTTTGGCTTGTCCATGACGGCGTCGCTGACCAGCCGCCTTGCCAGCAATGATGCGCAGCGGGTCGAGATATCTGGCGTTGAAAGCCTTCTGGGTCATGTGGAGATCGGCCAGATTGCACTCTCGGACAAGGATGGACAATGGCTGGTGGCCAGAAAGCTTTCGGGCCATTACGCACTGGCCGATCTTTTCAGCCTTGCCCTGACGATTGACGATCTCACGCTGGCTGAGCTGGATGTCATCCGGCAACCCGCCGCTGAAACAAGCAGCACAGATGCAAGCAGCGGCGATGGCTCGCTCATTCCGAACCTGCCTGCTGTCAGCGCTCGTATCGGCTCCGTTGCCATCGACCGGATATCACTGGGCGAAGCTGTGCTGGGCAAGGCTGCCGATTTGACCCTCTCGGGCAATATGGCCCTTGATGGCCTGCCTTTCCGCACCGAAGGCACGCTGGATATTCATTATCTTGATGCGCCGCAGAATGGCCTCAGCACGCGTTGGGATCTGGCACCGGATGCAAACCGCCGTCTGCTTGATCTGGATTTTTCCGAGCCGCGCGGCGGTTTGGCAGCCCGCCTGATTGCCATTGCCGACCTGCCCGCAATTGATGTGTCGCTCAAGGGCGATGGCCCCGGAGACAATTGGGCATCGACACTTGCCGTCAAGCTTGATGGCAAGACGACGATCAGCGGTCAGGTGATTGTCGCGATTGCAGATGGCACCTCGCGCGTCAATGCCAAGCTGCTTGGCAAGCTCTCTCCCTTCCTGCCCAAATCGATCCTGCCGCTGGTCGCCGGAACGAGCAATGTCGACTTGCAGATCGAGCAAAGCCCTGACGATGTGATCAGCCTCAAGCAACTGACCTTTTCCTCCGGTCTGGCGCGTCTTTCAGCAAGCGGCTATCTGAATAATCGCGACAAGAGCCTTGATATGGCCATGCAGTTTGATCTCGGCTCCGAGGGCACGGAAATCGAAATGCAGCAGGATAATGCGGTCTCGCTGATGATCGGCCACACAGGCCTTACGGGCCGGTTGCAAGGCACGCTTGCCAAGGCGGCTCTGGCCGTTGACGGCTCTGTTTCCAGCCTGTCGCAGGATGCTCTTTCGCTTGAGGGGTTGACGCTTCTGGTCTCGGCGCCAGAACTCGATCTTGAAAATCGGCAAGGCGCAATCAATGCCGAAATCGCCCTTGCCAGCCTTTCCACCGGATCAGGCCAGCTTGACGCTCTGGTCAAGGGCAACAAGACCCTGCGCATCGAGAGCGTACTTGATGGCGACAGCCTGCGCCTCGACAATGCCAATCTGGTCGCAGGCCTTGCGTCCCTGCAGGCACAGGGACGCTATGGCGCTGATGCTCTTGCGATTGAGGGTAGTCTGTCTGTTGCCGACCTCAAACCGATTGATGAAGGGCTTGAAGGATCGCTCTCCGGCACATTCTCCGTTGAAGGCACTCCGGCCAATCCGCGCCTTGCGCTCAACATGGGCGGGCAGTCGCTTTCGGTCTATGACAAGGCTGTCGAAAATCTCAAGATTGACCTGACATCGACCGCAGCGCCGGATGCCCAATTGGCACTCTCGGCCAGCTATGACGGCTCGCCGCTTGAGAGCGCAATCGAGCTCGTCACCAATGGCGATGGCAGCCGATCGATCAATCACCTTTCGGTAACGGCACCCGGCACCGAGATCTCTGGCTCGGTTTCCATCTCGCCCGAGGGGCTGGCCACTGGCGATCTTGCCGCGTCCATATCCGATCTTGCGGCCCTTGGGCCGTTGCTGCTGCAACCGGATCTGAAAGGCTCGCTCAAGGCCGATATCGCTCTGGCCGTAAGTGAAGGCAAGCAATCCGTAACAGTGGACGCCACGTCGCCAGAACTTGCGGTGAAAGACATTGCCTTGTCAGCCCTCCAGCTCGATGCGCAAATCAGCGATGCCACGGGCATGATGAGCATGAATAGCGCCCTCGCTGTCGACCGGATCGTAGTTCAAGGTGAGACCATCCGCACGCTCAAGGCAGAGATGAGCGGCGGCAATGGTACCCTTCCCTTCGCAGCGACTGCCAGCATTTCCCGTGCGCCTTTCTCGCTGAAGGGCAAGCTGTTGCAGCAGAATGGGCAAACAGCCATCGCACTAGACCAGTTCCAAGGCAGCTGGAAAAGCGTTGCACTGGCGCTCGCCGATCCTGTCAATATCGATCTGACAAACGGGGCCGCGCTTCAGTCTGCCCTCAAGCTTAAGCTGGATAGCGGTCTCGTCACAGTCTCGGGCTCGGCGGGTGAGCAACTCGCTCTGGACGTCGCGCTCTCCGCCCTGCCGCTGGCCATTGCCGAGAAGATTTCTCCAACCGGGGAAACGCCAACCGGCCAACTGGATCTGACGGCCAAGATTAGCGGCTCTTCCACCAGTCCGGTGGCCCATTGGCAAGGCAAGATCAGCGATCTGTCCGTGCGCTCAACCCGCGATGCCGGCCTGCCGCGCATGGCGATTGACAGTTCGGGACAATTCGAGAATGACACGATCAGGATGAAAAACCATCTGACTGGTGGCGGAGCCGATCTTGACGTCAATGGCAGCGTTGCGCTCAAACAGCAGAGCATGAATATCTCCGCAGGTGGTTCGGTGCCCTTCTCGCTGGCAGCGCGCAGTCTGGCCAATGCGGGGCTGCAACTGGATGGCAGTGCCAATGTGCAGGCCTCTATTACCGGTCGCTTCGCCTCCCCTGATATCAACGGCACGATCACCACAAAGGGCGCGCGCTTCTCCGAATTTTCCTCCGGCATTGTCTTACGCGATCTGGGCGGAACGATAAGGCTTGAAGGGCAGCAGGCACTGATTGACAATGTGACCGGGCGTCTCGGGCAGAAAGGCACCCTTGCGGTTAATGGCAAGGTGGGGATTGATCCCAATGCCGGGTTGCCAGCGGATATCAGCGTCAGCATTCAGAATGGCAGCTTCAAATATGAGGAAATGCTGACCAGCCTATTCAATGCCAGCATGAATTTGAAAGGCGAATTGACCGGCACTTCGACGATTTCCGGTGACGTCGATCTCAAGACAACGGAAATCATGATTCCGGAAAAGCTGCCCTCCAGCCTGTCGCCGGTTGATGTCACACACAAGAATGCCCAGGGCCGCGTTGCCGAGCAGGCCAAGAAATTCGCCCCGGCAGAGGTTTCCCAGAGCAGTGATGCCGGTCCGGCCATGCTGCTGGATCTGAATATTCGTGCGCCACGCAGCATCTATGTGCGTGGACGCGGTATGGATGCTGAACTGGGCGGCACCATCCGCATTGGCGGCACCACGGCAGCTCCCCGCCCGCTGGGAACAATCACCATGCAGCGGGGACGGCTTGAAATCCTGACCAAACGGCTGGATTTTGACAGCGGCGATGTCACCTTCACGGGCACACTCGATCCGGCGCTGGATTTCTCGGCGACCACCACAAACAGCGGCACCACCTACACAGTGGCCGTGACGGGCTATGCTTCGGCACCGGAAATCTCGCTGACATCCTCCCCGACCCTGCCGGAGGATGAAATATTGGCGCATTTGTTCTTCGACAAGGAGCTTTCCGAACTCTCTGCCATCCAGTTGGCCCAACTGGCCAATGCGGTGGCGACACTGAGTGGCGTCAATTCCGGTCCCGGCGTGCTCGATCGTCTCAGAAGTATGGCCGGAATCGACAATATCGACATCAAGTCTGATGCGGACACGAATGAAACCACGGTTGGTGTCGGGCGCTATATCAATGACCGCACCTATATCAATGTGGAAAAGAGCACGGCCAGTGATGCGGGCAAGGTGAGTATCGATCTCGACATCACCGATCAGATCAAGGCCCATGGCGAGGCCAGCTCGGACGGAGAAACCAAGGCCGGTATATTCTTCGAACGGGACTATTAG
- a CDS encoding autotransporter assembly complex family protein, whose protein sequence is MVAFCLATTMLSTVWATSADAFELFGYRFSTSGIEAVSKTEATADIPDPIRYEVSLSSKDEELTEMLEAASLLIEKKEEPASGTTGLLMCARSDQKRLLAALYQKGLYGGTIDITINGTRYDRVPLDEDLSASQPVKVAIAVSPGRVFTFAQPDARSNDGAAIDLGQYGVSAGAPAYSQLVIDAEQAIVDDYQKRGYALAKIEQRSLEADHDTGKLDVTLRVSPGVQARLGQVSVTGNKDVSSSFIIQQAAIPVGTAYSPDAIKRAGRNLRALGVFDSVIVQTADAVLEDGSLPIEIAVKERKFRTIGAGVTVGNLDGVGLEGYWVHRNLFGNGESLRIQGGIANIGRDDVKDLDYNADIIFKKPGAIGPASTFDAKLSVDFSNPEAYQKRSVSGEVGLSYQWTDALSGRAAFKTEYARITDGTGSETNLLFSTPLELAYDKRDSKLDPTEGFYALIDSEPTINSDGSISFLKTSATLSAYQALDDAKRFVLAGKISAGSIVGASKSDIPTDRRFFTGGGGSIRGYSYQMAGPRDGSNDPTGGRSYLTGSLEARMRVTDTIGLAAFVDSGNSFNSSLPKFEDEWYTGVGAGLRYLTPIGPLRLDVAVPLKKIKDEPKFGVYLGLGQAF, encoded by the coding sequence ATGGTCGCATTTTGCCTTGCGACAACGATGCTGTCGACTGTCTGGGCAACTAGCGCTGATGCGTTTGAACTGTTTGGCTACCGTTTCAGCACCAGCGGCATTGAGGCTGTCTCCAAGACCGAAGCAACCGCCGACATTCCCGATCCGATCCGCTATGAAGTAAGCTTGAGCAGCAAGGATGAAGAACTGACCGAAATGCTCGAAGCAGCGTCCCTGCTGATCGAGAAGAAAGAAGAGCCAGCCTCGGGTACCACCGGGTTACTGATGTGTGCCCGCAGCGATCAAAAGCGCCTGCTTGCCGCGCTGTATCAGAAAGGCCTTTATGGCGGCACCATCGACATCACCATCAATGGCACACGCTATGACCGCGTTCCGCTGGATGAAGACCTGTCGGCTAGCCAGCCGGTCAAGGTGGCCATTGCCGTTTCTCCCGGTCGCGTCTTCACCTTTGCCCAGCCGGATGCCCGCTCAAACGACGGGGCAGCCATAGATCTTGGGCAATATGGTGTCAGCGCCGGAGCACCCGCCTATTCCCAATTGGTTATCGATGCAGAACAGGCCATCGTTGATGACTATCAGAAACGCGGCTATGCGCTTGCCAAAATAGAACAGCGCTCGCTGGAAGCAGACCATGATACGGGCAAGCTTGATGTCACCTTGCGCGTTTCCCCCGGAGTTCAGGCCCGGCTGGGTCAGGTCTCTGTGACCGGTAACAAGGATGTCAGCAGCAGCTTCATCATCCAGCAGGCGGCCATTCCAGTTGGTACGGCCTATTCACCGGACGCCATCAAACGGGCCGGACGGAACCTGCGGGCGCTCGGCGTCTTTGACAGCGTCATCGTCCAGACAGCAGATGCCGTGCTGGAAGATGGCAGCCTGCCCATTGAAATCGCCGTCAAGGAGCGCAAATTCCGCACCATCGGTGCCGGTGTAACCGTCGGCAACCTTGATGGTGTCGGGCTTGAGGGCTATTGGGTTCATCGCAATCTTTTCGGCAATGGCGAAAGCCTGCGCATTCAGGGCGGTATTGCCAATATCGGGCGGGATGATGTCAAGGATCTGGATTATAACGCCGACATCATTTTCAAGAAGCCCGGCGCAATCGGCCCGGCCAGCACTTTTGATGCCAAGCTTTCTGTCGATTTCAGCAATCCTGAGGCCTATCAGAAACGGTCTGTCAGTGGTGAAGTCGGGCTGAGCTATCAATGGACCGACGCACTTTCCGGCCGCGCCGCCTTCAAGACCGAATATGCCCGCATTACAGACGGCACCGGTTCCGAGACCAACCTGCTGTTCTCGACACCGCTTGAACTGGCCTATGACAAACGCGACAGCAAGCTTGATCCGACCGAGGGTTTCTATGCCCTGATCGATAGCGAGCCGACCATCAACAGCGATGGTTCGATCAGCTTCCTGAAGACGAGCGCTACCCTGTCGGCCTATCAGGCGCTGGACGATGCCAAACGGTTTGTGCTTGCAGGCAAGATTTCCGCGGGCTCCATCGTTGGCGCTTCCAAGAGCGACATTCCAACCGACCGCCGTTTCTTCACTGGCGGTGGCGGCAGCATACGCGGCTATTCCTATCAGATGGCAGGCCCCAGAGACGGCAGCAACGATCCAACCGGCGGGCGCTCCTATCTCACCGGCTCGCTTGAAGCGCGCATGCGGGTGACCGACACCATCGGTCTTGCCGCATTCGTGGATTCGGGCAACAGCTTCAACAGCTCGCTGCCGAAATTCGAGGATGAATGGTATACCGGCGTCGGCGCTGGCCTGCGCTATCTGACGCCAATCGGGCCCTTGCGCCTTGATGTTGCCGTTCCGCTCAAGAAAATCAAGGATGAGCCCAAATTTGGTGTATATTTGGGGCTAGGTCAGGCTTTCTAG